The window TCGCGACCACAGCCGCGCACCCCGCCCCCAAGGCGAGATTGCGTACGGTGCGCCGTTTCTCGTCATGTTCCTGTTCACGCAGTGGTCTGCGACGTTCGAGCACCGCGATTGCCCCTACGAACGCGGCGGCACAGACGGCAAAGATCATCGAGTTCCGGTTCATGCCAATCGTAATGCCCCATGGCCCGCGGCGCTCCAAGGCGCTATCGCGCGTTCCATGTCTGATGACGCGCGCCCCACCCTGCATATATTCGCGCGTTGGCCGGAACCCGGACAGGCGAAGACTCGGCTGATCCCGCACTTCGGTAAAGATGGTGCAGCAGCAATTTACCGCAAGCTATTGGCGCATACCGTGGAAACCGCTCGTGCCAGCGGACTGCCGTTCGTGGTTCGTGTGACCGGCGCGGAGCCTGCACGGTTCCGCGAGTGGCTGGGTCATGATGCGGAAGTAGTCGATCAGGGCGACGGCAACCTTTCGGACAAACTTGCACGAATGCCCGCGCCTGGCATCGCGTTGGGCAGCGATTGCCCCGGCCTGACTGTGGATCACCTCGGCGAAGCGGCAGGGGCACTGGCAGACCACAATGCATGTGTCGGCCCGGCCAGTGATGGCGGCTATTGGGCGCTTGGACTGATGCGCCCGATGCCGTGGGTTTTTACAGGAATGGAATGGAGCACCGACACGGTGTTTGACCAGACAATACAGCGGCTGCGCACGGCACGTGCTTCAGTGGCCATATTACCCGAGCTTTCCGATGTCGATCTGGCCGAGGACCTCGCAGCCTGGCCGGAATTCCTCCCGTGAGCCGTGTGACGCTGGTGGTCCCCGTGCTGGACGAGGCTGCTACCCTTCCCACCCTGATCGAAGCGCTGGACCGTTTGGAACCGAAACCTGCTGCCATCGTCGCGGTGGATGGTGGCAGCACGGATGATACTTGCGCCATGGTGCGCGGTGCTGGCTGGACATTGCTGCCATCGGCCAGGGGCCGCGCGGTGCAGATCAATGCCGGAGTTGCAGCGGCGCGGACCGTGTATGTCTGCGTCCTTCATGCCGATACCATCCCACCTGCCGATATGGTGCAGGTGATCGAGGACACCCTGCGCGACGAAAGCATCGCGCTGGCTGCTTTTACCCCACTGATTACGGGCGCGAAAACGCGGTGGGGCACATCCCTGCATAACTGGCTGAAGACCTGGTACGCGCCGCTCATCACCCGGCCGCATCTGTTTTTCCGAGGCGTGCGGCTGTTGTTCGGCGATCATGCCATGTTCTTTCGCCGCAACCAGTACCTTGCCATCGGCGGCTGCGATCCGGGCACGCCGGTGATGGAAGAAGCGGATCTGTGCATCAAGTTCGCGCGGCTTGGGCGGATCAAGCTGGTCCCGCGGATCGTACGCACCAGCGACCGGCGGATCGCCGAATGGGGGGCGCTGAAGGCGAACTGGATCTACTTCAAGATCGGCATCATGTGGGCCTTCGGTGCGCGCAAAAGGCTGGCGCGGGACTATCCGGAT of the Alteripontixanthobacter maritimus genome contains:
- a CDS encoding TIGR04282 family arsenosugar biosynthesis glycosyltransferase; its protein translation is MSDDARPTLHIFARWPEPGQAKTRLIPHFGKDGAAAIYRKLLAHTVETARASGLPFVVRVTGAEPARFREWLGHDAEVVDQGDGNLSDKLARMPAPGIALGSDCPGLTVDHLGEAAGALADHNACVGPASDGGYWALGLMRPMPWVFTGMEWSTDTVFDQTIQRLRTARASVAILPELSDVDLAEDLAAWPEFLP
- a CDS encoding glycosyltransferase, producing the protein MSRVTLVVPVLDEAATLPTLIEALDRLEPKPAAIVAVDGGSTDDTCAMVRGAGWTLLPSARGRAVQINAGVAAARTVYVCVLHADTIPPADMVQVIEDTLRDESIALAAFTPLITGAKTRWGTSLHNWLKTWYAPLITRPHLFFRGVRLLFGDHAMFFRRNQYLAIGGCDPGTPVMEEADLCIKFARLGRIKLVPRIVRTSDRRIAEWGALKANWIYFKIGIMWAFGARKRLARDYPDIR